The Oncorhynchus nerka isolate Pitt River linkage group LG9a, Oner_Uvic_2.0, whole genome shotgun sequence genome has a segment encoding these proteins:
- the LOC115118155 gene encoding 1-phosphatidylinositol 4,5-bisphosphate phosphodiesterase zeta-1-like, with product MKKNKASTSRRSEIQNIYQCYSSGRNTLAASALLRFLHMEQMEAAANQETAEGLIDRYEIEETARENRSMTFEGFYRYMESKDCSVFDQIHTSVYQDMDQPLCHYFISSSHNTYLTGDQLVGKSTLDAYVSALRRGCRCLEIDCWDGPSAEPIVYHGHTLTSKILFKDVITTVEQHAFEVSPYPVILSLENHCTPTQQDVMAQYLTSILGEKLLATSLDLTNQPGQLPSPNELKYKILIKNKKLSPQKDRRERDSEGEDSEEEDEDDDEEEEPNLKTKYHSKLKRKKVIAESLSNLVVYTKSVKFHSFSHAREHQQYYENTSLGEKKAHKLVKTSAPDFVQHNMVFITRIYPAASRTLSSNYNPQGFWNVGSQMVALNFQSLGLPMDLNNGRFQDNGGCGYVLKPLFLRTNQWGFNPNSYRHNLKPAHLLLKVISGSNLPVPRSGKALDPFVRVEIHSVHSDSCRRHTDTVRHNSLSPRWDSAMNFTISVPDLSLIRFTVRDQTGLTSEFIGQYTIPFISMKKGYRWVPLLSREGYSLDPASLFIFIWYS from the exons ATGAAGAAGAACAAGGCCTCCACCTCCAGAAGGTCAGAGATCCAGAACATCTACCAGTGCTACTCCTCCGGAAGGAATACTCTGGCCGCCTCCGCTCTCCTCAGGTTCCTACACATGGAGCAGATGGAGGCAGCAGCCAATCAGGAGACAGCGGAGGGCTTGATTGACAGATATGAGATTGAGGAGACAG CTAGAGAGAACAGAAGCATGACATTCGAGGGGTTCTACAGATACATGGAGTCtaaagactgtagtgtgtttgaccagatacacacGTCTGTGTACCAGGATATGGACCAGCCTCTGTGTCACTACTTCATCTCGTCTTCTCACAACACCTACCTCACTGGGGACCAGCTGGTAGGCAAGAGCACCCTGGACGCctatgtcag TGCGCTGAGGAGAGGTTGTCGTTGTCTGGAGATTGACTGCTGGGATGGTCCTAGTGCAGAGCCTATAGTCTACCATGGTCACACTCTGACCAGTAAGATCCTGTTCAAGGATGTCATCACTACCGTGGAGCAGCATGCCTTTGAG GTGTCTCCGTACCCAGTGATCCTGTCCCTGGAGAACCACTGTACCCCGACTCAGCAGGATGTCATGGCCCAGTACCTCACCTCCATCCTGGGGGAAAAACTGCTGGCCACCAGCCTGGACCTCACCAATCAGCCTGGACAACTGCCCAGCCCCAAC GAGCTGAAATATAAAATCCTGATTAAGAACAAAAAGCTCAGTCCTCAGA aggacaggagggagagagactcagagggggaagacagtgaggaagaggatgaagatgatgatgaggaagaggagcCTAATCTCAAAACAAAGTACCATTCCAAATTGAAACGGAAGAAAGTAA TTGCTGAGTCTCTATCTAACCTGGTGGTCTACACCAAGTCAGTGAAGTTCCACAGCTTCAGCCATGCCAGAGAACACCAGCAGTACTATGAGAATACCTCTCTGGGGGAGAAGAAGGCTCACAAGCTGGTCAAGACCTCAG CTCCAGATTTCGTCCAGCACAACATGGTGTTCATCACCAGGATCTACCCAGCAGCCTCTAGAACCCTGTCCTCTAACTACAACCCTCAGGGGTTTTGGAATGTGGGCTCACAGATGG TGGCTCTGAACTTCCAGTCGTTGGGCCTGCCCATGGACCTGAACAACGGGCGTTTCCAGGACAACGGTGGCTGTGGTTACGTCCTCAAACCCCTCTTCCTCAGAACCAATCAGTGGGGCTTTAATCCAAACAGTTACCGTCACAACCTGAAGCCAGCACACCTACTGCTGAAG GTTATCAGTGGCTCCAACCTGCCTGTTCCGCGGAGCGGCAAGGCCCTGGACCCCTTCGTACGCGTGGAGATCCACAGTGTCCACTCAGACTCCTgcaggagacacacagacactgtcAGACACAACT CTCTGAGCCCTCGTTGGGACTCGGCCATGAACTTCAccatctctgtccctgacctCAGCCTCATCCGCTTCACTGTAAGAGACCAGACAGGGCTCACCTCTGAGTTTATAGGACAGTACACCATCCCCTTCATCAGCATGAAGAAAG GGTACCGCTGGGTTCCTCTCCTGTCTAGAGAGGGCTATAGCCTGGATCCAGCTTCTCTCTTCATTTTCATCTGGTACTCCTAG